In the genome of Raphanus sativus cultivar WK10039 unplaced genomic scaffold, ASM80110v3 Scaffold4708, whole genome shotgun sequence, the window TTGCCCCTTGAGATgtttaagagactcatgatctgtatggatcacaaactccttaggccacaaGTAGTGTTGCCACACTTGTAGAGCCCTCACCAAGGCATACAGCTCCTtttcataggtaggatagttcaAGGTGGCGCctcctagcttctcactgaaataagctaTGGGCTTcttatcctgcatcaacacagctccAATTCCAATAccagatgcatcacattcaatttcaaaagttttagaaaaatcaggaagtgcAAGTAAGGGAGCACTTGTTAATTTATTCTTTAGCATTTGAAATGCTTCTTCCTGGTCTGGTCCCCAAGTGAAACCTACACTCTTCTTGATTATTTCAGTTAGTGGTGCTGCAACTGTACTGAAATCTCTCACAAACCTcctatagaagccagcaagtCCATGAAAACTCATGACGTCTCCAATAGACTTAGGGATCGGCCACTCCCTgatggctttcaccttctcctcatcaacctGTATACCCTGTGaagtcacaacaaaacctaaaaagacaaggttatctgtGCCAAAAGAACACTTCTTGTAGTTAGCATacagattttcttttctaagcaCATCTAGAACTTGTTTCAAGTGGTTAACATGTTCTTCCATAGTCTTGCTGTAAATcaggatatcatcaaaatacacaACTACAAATCGCCCTATCAAAGCtctcaagacatgattcattaacctcatgaaagtactaggtgcattagtcaatccaaaaggcatcacaagccattcatacaatcctagCTTAGTCTTAaaggcagttttccactcatctccttcttttattctaatctggtggtaaccactctttaaatcaattttagaaaagacacatgaacCATGTAACTCATCTAGCATATCATCTAAGCGAGGGATTggatgtctgtacttaactgttatgttgttgatggctctgcaatccacacacatcctccagcttccatctttcttaggcaccagTAAAACAtgtacagcacaaggactcatgctctccctGATATGGCCTTTCTCCAGCAGGTCATTGACTTTTTTCTCAAGCTCCTTAGTCTCCACAGGATTGGTCCTGTATGCTGGACGGTTTGGTAAGGTAGCCCCTGGCACAAAATCAATTTGGTGCTCTATGCCCCTAATAGGCGGCAGCCCCATGGGAttgtcttctggaaacacatccttATACTCCTGCAAAAGACATTCAATCTCCTCTGGAATCTCAGGAGCAAGGTTAGTAGTAGAGCTCAACAATTCTTTATAAACTACTAGAATAAAATTTGATTGTTCAATCACAGCAGTTTTAATATCTTTAGCAGTAGCAAAGAGGTTGAGTTTATTTACCTGCTTGGTCTCTTCCAGTAGTAAGGTCTTACCAGCAGCCTTGGCGTCCTCCCTCCTCCTTTTGAGAAGCATCTGATCTTGGTGTACTTCTTGAGGTGTCATTGGCGCCAGTGTCACTTGCTTCTCCTTGTGAGCAAAAGTGTATctgttggtgaagccatcatgtaaTGCTCTCTTATCATACTGCCATGGACGACCAAGGAGGATGTGGCTAGCAGAGCCGGTCCTAGGAATTATATGGCtagaagcaaaaacaaaaaaaaggccGCTTTTCTATAACAAAATGTTGTTTAGGCAAGAATTGAACCCAGATCCATTCTACTAAACTCCTTGCATACAAGATTATACCACTGGACTAAGGTGTTTATTTGGGAAAATGTGGCCGAAATTTAGTTATAAATCTATCGGCCAGAAGCAGCTGCTTCCTATGCTTCTACCAAGGGCCGGCACTGGTGGCTAGCTTCAAGAGGTGCTACATCACAAGTGATCTCATCCTGATACTTTCCCACTGATAGTAAGACTTTCACTTGCTTGGTGATCTTTAATCCTCCCTCATCATTGATCCATTGCACCAGATATGGCTTAGG includes:
- the LOC130507527 gene encoding uncharacterized protein LOC130507527; amino-acid sequence: MTPQEVHQDQMLLKRRREDAKAAGKTLLLEETKQVNKLNLFATAKDIKTAVIEQSNFILVVYKELLSSTTNLAPEIPEEIECLLQEYKDVFPEDNPMGLPPIRGIEHQIDFVPGATLPNRPAYRTNPVETKELEKKVNDLLEKGHIRESMSPCAGIQVDEEKVKAIREWPIPKSIGDVMSFHGLAGFYRRFVRDFSTVAAPLTEIIKKSLC